One Rhizoctonia solani chromosome 1, complete sequence DNA window includes the following coding sequences:
- a CDS encoding histone acetyltransferase SAGA, TRRAP/TRA1 component, PI-3 kinase superfamily TRA1 protein, producing MSIQQPATANTTSAGHEVFEGYAAKFTDSTQDIKSKLQAACDIRDSVDQFGQAEAQKFSPVVLPAMLQVLRETPPAFKKDSSEHQLRNAILEVFHRLPVSEQMKPIYSDMVSLTTQILREDNEENGVLAVKIMLDANRTFKRDMDPHVQGFLDFVRDLYLNMKQTVTELLSEDSPGPPPSQSNMSINTSSSSSGEQPEMLRAIASFKVLTECPIATVYLFQMHRNTIPSAVKSSIPLAMDFLQLQAPPQKHAHDEANERNEHWIGVSPAIKHRAHYIDFITAQVKTLSFVAYVLRGAIESPVRQYGEIIPPLCVRLLKDCPPESANIRRELMVATRHILSTEFRPAFVPLIDCLTSEHILIGTGVNSQETLRPLAYSMLGDLVHHVRKELSPEQLRRIIYLYSCCLHNPSFSSTIHNMSAKLLANHVDAILEKYPKPEAASTLLALLETCVDKLGAVWAIHQQVANANKEALGPKADTKTDTKADPHTKPHETKDVEMHDIDAMDIDAPRPLTKTLSLVDIERSKPVQAAAFALENKGEAAKESKVLFRTLLHVFKTVLAGIRTSEGPVPDGELIRRLFQNCVKCLTMYDDGRDGGKEAFEMLLQVFHEIEPHIFQEVWTTEMQFFIDHVQDHQNLLAMPQLLLSSDMVSHQLVAILLRYLVGKLDTLGDQSQKSASITLRLFKMCFMSVTVFPELNEPILFHHLSKLIMDSLRLAAKAADPTNYFLLLRGLFRAMGGGKFESLYNEVLPLLRDMLESLNRQLLAAEPSKQDLLVELCLTVPVRLTNLLPFLGFLMRPLVHALRAGPELVAQGLRTLELCIDNLTQEFLDPTLSPVLRELMSALHSHLKPQPGNHQHAHTTVRILGKLGGRNRRLQHQQPQLEYKGYSPDVTMALKFSGTAQAVDIGPTCQLAIRLVQESNAFYRQDAFTFIQRALELFMRDGIDGSEGEGVFSSLVDSLFIALQDSELEDKAAAYIREFSEIVFLNELSQNVGNKVTKITSLYMDRVPRLLAATSKHHVERGQVVFGDMLNDLLAFETKAAPVGRKLRGLECIVHPLGFNLTAACYEETWPAKLSGCRGIIMLADALGPKWTSERENSFIRAFLSVLKEMPADPPREVEFIKESILKILRLCRQAPPFVPPPQPGMDPASLPKLPHLVPTLTTELSSPIALVREMAQKSIELLAELTESTPSELLMKCKERLLTPIFAKPLRALPISLQIGHIDGITYALNMKPPLPEMNEELLRLLSEALAIADAEDRDIVGPGGRGGPRSNAAVLEQLRVVCIKLLTSSMSVTEFFAKQMATRQKVTSVYFKSLYSPSNEVKKVAHEGLRTVLNHQSRLPKDILQTGLRPVLMNLADAKRLSVPGLEGLARLLELLTNYFKVEIGHKLLDHFRVIADPKMLSDAAYQPLADNEEITKLVRLVNIFHLLPPAANMFLEALVSLVVQVETQLHSASPSPFTAALASFLDRFPSESSEYFYRSIGQAPTLRSLRNVISSGLAPNLNAEFRNNTKLLVDQCLKDETNNLVLPGLILCTELSADHPTWLQEHPEVLDALLHLWRSHFLHGSEDNFVPVEGFARHVSLLLNLLIGVIEQSPRVDVIFDIVCIYAHRVPLDLSKLRLCLLEHVTLGASSDLRKQIMQRFVEVFDGDTYNWAHKSQFLRHIVNPLLYAQIKQKEESESPGNTIDCVDSSIVNGLHSKIWKPMTDQPSDPFPGSDDGLKIEILHMSSLLIQSSSSLMQESRKDVIKCTWHYIVNDDATVKQTAYVTISQFFAVFDSPPKFLTGVWTGLLRPVHTDNRSLTKQAVDIMVPVLIKAGNSENGPPSWAKSVRRALIDEGHSIPQLLVIHQIIVRHPEFFYPCRELFVPSMISSLHKLGTVQTATAETRANALDVLEVILSWERRAVKESKESGAGGSSSAWVLPFSMRETIISYLVRFITMTSLEADKLGLPSRALGILESILKPGGWKDVDVQLQYFHRPLLQVDLNEANHLPVIVNATKVFSLIVLSQDDNWLLSHAADLHTLIEKGLRSDEPTLHEYLQPVLQRMLALVGEPVEGESSTPGHAIFSFADSMIKDGLQHSQRQLAGTYACLSVLKTMVAVYPAKLEVYAPHLVKVLQKLVKDHNAANPTNNPVTSETTSRLVTLIFEICRDKVSALGVERRWFLNAVILVVGHSQTISLCHYVLGMVREWTLVRPDVTPTLKEKAGMLKHMMGFESRNDTKLLDDYLNLIYDIYTEPSLKRSDLTTRLESVFLMGCRAKDPAIRCKFVDLFDTSIQRTVSARLQYALGSLSWEFVAEHYWIPLALDLVLGATEDGRTDSLVLRENLAILESSLSRTIYQGTGMDMLQPLRRLLHADNQVAHELWISTFRAVWATLPRREQSDAARYVLTLVTKDYHSKQCDLRPNVIQSILGGVHACNPPLALPPFVVKYLGKTFNAWHIALEILQSGLDPHRAEEPHETTYDALAELYAELSEDDLFYGLWRRRSIFEETNAALAYEQNGFWSLAQQTYESAQIKARTGALPFNESEYCLWEDHWILATQKLQQWDPLAELARSENNADLQLECIWRTTGADREQIQELLAQVSDVPTPRRRVFEAYVALTQIPPPNEKNMNFLRIMDESIQLSLRKWVTLPSIMSMAHVPLLQHFQQFVELQEAAQIFMSLSMTNAQNLEKRSSELKVVLQAWRERLPNLWDDISLWSDLVAWRTHVFEMINKTYVPLIPTTSASGSSGNSNTYGYRGYHETAWIINRFAHVARKHQLPDVCHTSLAKIYTLPNIEISEAFLKLREQARCHYHNPNTSELTSGLEVINNTNLMYFNQSQKAEFYTLKGMFIAKLGNKDDADRAFQQAVQMDMGLAKAWGEWGKFNDRQFKERPQEYTLAANAVQCYLHAASLHKSAKSRPIIQRIIWLLSVEEPQQPVISPIFEGYKGDIALWYWLTIIPQLLVALSYRESKHARHVLMSISKHYPQALFFHLRTTREEFVQEKKRLTAMQNARNARQAQNAAAAKPDGTSGTSTTAGSPPTPKANGPTPDVTTPAPTPGGGDTAPSSDVAQAANTATMNALDGAVQRARQPFDHVEDVTSILKTGFPLLTLALETMVDQIAMRMKLMPEEDICRQLSYLHADGMMAYNRRCNSLTEDNSIPQQSQMMAANFARGLQPPNARAAFEQDILMSKLTLRQYVVKVQKWRDRYDSQPDHSRTPRKPLQSISHWLAEFHHNKFEEPIEVPGQYIQHKDSPHGFIRIQRFASRVDFCRSLDMHFRRIGLHGHDGSFHTFAVQTPTARHARREERGMQLFRSFNAVLDRRKETRKRNLNFHLPAAVSLSSTLRLLENDASYITMQDMLEQHFKEKGIHRDDPQLHFLDKLKTLRNPEGTKVDFFTLRAELISEISAKLVPANVITNYMTRCMRGPMELWTMRKLFALQVAASSFMSFFFSANGRMPQRFHISRSTGRMFMSDLLPTWNNKHPIIHNAEAVPFRFTPNMQHFVTPIGIEGLMTSGMMAIARGLTEPEYDLEQQLTLFLRDEVFTWCTTAQNTPPMPDLGFRRAVQHNAESLVKKAELMACRTQADTGASTPQVPIQNITDLIIRASQEQQLAQMEITYLPWM from the exons ATGAGTATTCAGCAACCAGCGACTGCCAACACAACATCTGCCGGACATGAAGTCTTTGAGGGATATGCTGCGAAATTTACGGACTCAACGCAAG ATATAAAGTCCAAGCTTCAAGCAGCATGCGACATTCGAGACTCGGTTGACCAGTTTGGGCAGGCAGAAGCGCAGAAATTCTCTCCTGTGGTCCTGCCTGCCATGCTGCAGGTCTTGAGGGAAACACCACCTGCATTCAAAAAAGATAGCTCTGAGCAT CAACTGCGAAATGCGATCCTTGAGGTATTCCACCGACTGCCTGTATCCGAGCAAATGAAGCCGATATACTCGGACATGGTCAGCTTGACCACTCAGATACTACGGGAGGACAACGAAGAGAACGGCGTTCTCGCAGTCAAAATCATGCTGGACGCCAACAGGACATTTAAGCGGGACATGGACCCCCATGTTCAAGGATTTCTGGATTTCGTTCGGGACCTGTACTTGAACATGAAGCAAACTGTAACAGAGTTACTTAGCGAGGACTCTCCCGGCCCGCCGCCCTCGCAGTCAAACATGAGCATCAACACGTCT TCATCCTCTTCAGGAGAACAGCCAGAGATGTTGAGAGCAATCGCAAGTTTCAAGGTCCTGACGGAGTGCCCCATTGCTACGGTGTACTTGTTCCAGATGCACCGTAACACCATACCTTCGGCTGTTAAAAGCTCCATACCTCTCGCCATGGAT TTTCTACAACTACAAGCACCTCCGCAAAAACATGCGCATGACGAAGCCAACGAAAGAAACGAGCATTGGATCGGAGTTTCCCCTGCTATCAAGCATCGCGCCCATTACATTGATTTTATAACAGCCCAAGTCAAG ACCTTGTCGTTCGTAGCCTATGTTTTACGGGGAGCAATAGAATCTCCGGTCCGTCAATACGGAGAAATTATCCCTCCTCTGTGCGTTCGGCTCCTCAAGGACTGCCCGCCAGAGTCAGCAAATATTCGCAGG GAGTTAATGGTGGCAACGCGTCATATTCTCTCGACGGAATTTCGTCCAGCGTTTGTTCCGCTCATTGATTGTTTGACGAGCGAACATATTCTCATCGGGACGGGCGTCAATAGTCAAGAGACCCTCCGGCCTCTCGCATATAGCATGCTTGGTGACTTGGTTCACCACGTTCGCAAAGAGCTTTCTCCAGAGCAACTTCGCAGAATCATTTATCTATATTCGTGCTGCCTTCACAACCCTTCGTTCAGTTCGACTATCCACAATATGTCTGCCAAACTTCTTGCGAACCACGTAGATGCCATTTTGGAAAAATATCCGAAGCCAGAGGCTGCATCCACACTCTTGGCGCTCTTGGAAACATGCGTAGACAAACTCGGCGCCGTCTGGGCAATTCACCAACAGGTGGCAAACGCGAATAAGGAAGCACTGGGACCGAAGGCCGACACCAAGACCGACACCAAGGCCGACCCCCATACGAAGCCACATGAAACCAAGGACGTGGAGATGCATGATATAGATGCAATGGACATAGATGCCCCACGACCACTAACGAAGACACTATCTTTGGTCGACATTGAGAGGTCCAAGCCTGTCCAGGCTGCAGCATTCGCGTTGGAGAATAAGGGCGAGGCGGCCAAGG AGTCAAAGGTTCTTTTTAGAACTCTACTACATGTTTTCAAGACCGTTCTGGCTGGCATTCGAACTAGTGAAGGTCCCGTCCCTGATGGCGAACTGATCCGGAGACTGTTCCAGAACTGCGTCAAGTGCTTGACGATGTACGACGATGGGCGTGACGGAGGCAAGGAAGCATTTGAGATGCTCTTGCAAGTTTTTCATGAAATCGAACCGCATATATTCCAGGAGGTTTGGACCACGGAAATGCAATTCTTTATAGATCACGTTCAAGACCATCAAAATCTTCTAGCTATGCCCCAGTTACTTCTCTCAAGTGACATGGTCTCACACCAGTTGGTTGCAATCCTCTTGCGTTATCTCGTTGGAAAGCTCGATACGCTTGGAGACCAGAGTCAGAAGAGTGCTTCGATTACGCTCCGGCTCTTCAAGATGTGCTTTATGTCCGTTACGGTATTTCCCGAGCTAAACGAGCCCATCCTATTCCACCACCTTAGCAAGCTTATCATGGATTCTCTCCGTCTCGCCGCCAAAGCTGCCGATCCAACCAACTATTTCCTCTTATTGCGCGGGTTGTTCCGAGCCATGGGGGGCGGGAAGTTCGAGAGTTTATACAATGAAGTTCTGCCTTTGCTCCGGGATATGCTCGAAAGCTTGAATCGTCAACTTCTAGCCGCGGAGCCATCCAAGCAGGATCTCTTGGTCGAGCTTTGTTTGACGGTTCCTGTGCGCCTAACCAACCTACTACCGTTTTTGGGTTTCCTCATGCGACCCCTCGTACATGCACTTCGAGCGGGGCCGGAGCTTGTAGCACAAGGTCTACGGACGCTTGAGCTTTGCATCGATAACCTGACGCAGGAGTTCCTGGATCCTACCTTGAGCCCAGTTCTTCGCGAGCTTATGAGCGCCCTACATTCACACCTAAAACCCCAGCCCGGCAATCACCAACATGCTCATACGACGGTCCGTATTCTGGGGAAACTGGGTGGACGAAATCGTCGATTACAGCATCAACAGCCTCAACTCGAGTATAAGGGGTACTCGCCCGACGTCACGATGGCTCTCAAATTTAGTGGTACCGCTCAAGCCGTGGACATCGGTCCCACTTGTCAGCTCGCGATTCGCTTGGTGCAGGAATCTAATGCCTTCTATCGTCAAGACGCTTTCACATTTATTCAGAGGGCGCTCGAATTATTTATGCGTGAT GGTATCGACGGGTCTGAGGGCGAAGGGGTTTTCTCCAGCTTAGTTGATAGTCTTTTTATTGCTCTTCAAGATTCTGAGCTAGAAGACAAAGCGGCGGCCTACATTCGCGAGTTTTCTGAAATCGTCTTCCTAAACGAACTTAGCCAAAAtgttggcaacaaggtcACCAAAATTACAAGTCTCTATATGGATCGCGTTCCTCGCCTTCTTGCTGCGACATCCAAACATCATGTTGAGCGTGGGCAAGTTGTATTTGGGGACATGCTGAATGATCTACTTGCTTTCGAAACCAAGGCCGCTCCAGTTGGCAGGAAATTGCGTGGGCTTGAATGCATCGTTCATCCACTTGGGTTTAATCTCACAGCTGCATGTTACGAGGAAACGTGGCCCGCTAAGCTTTCTGGATGTCGCGGAATCATAATGCTAGCCGACGCTCTCGGACCCAAATGGACCAGTGAACGAGAGAACAGCTTCATCAGGGCCTTCTTATCAGTACTCAAGGAAATGCCAGCCGACCCACCTCGCGAGGTTGAATTCATCAAGGAATCCATCTTGAAGATACTCAGACTGTGCCGTCAGGCTCCCCCATTCGTCCCACCACCTCAACCTGGGATGGACCCTGCTTCTCTCCCGAAACTCCCGCATTTAGTCCCTACTCTGACCACAGAGCTTTCTAGCCCTATTGCGCTCGTACGAGAGATGGCGCAAAAGTCGATCGAATTGCTGGCCGAGTTGACTGAGTCTACACCCTCTGAACTTCTTATGAAATGCAAGGAACGCCTATTGACTCCAATCTTCGCGAAACCACTCCGAGCCTTACCTATCTCACTTCAAATCGGGCACATCGACGGGATCACGTATGCACTCAACATGAAGCCTCCGCTTCCAGAAATGAACGAGGAGCTCCTGCGCTTGCTTTCAGAGGCGCTGGCTATTGCCGACGCCGAGGACCGTGACATTGTTGGCCCTGGAGGACGTGGTGGCCCTCGTAGCAACGCAGCAGTGCTTGAGCAACTCCGTGTAGTTTGCATCAAACTTCTCACGTCGTCTATGTCCGTCACCGAATTTTTTGCAAAGCAAATGGCCACCCGACAGAA GGTAACCAGCGTATACTTCAAATCCCTATACTCACCTTCAAATGAAGTCAAGAAAGTCGCCCATGAAGGACTTCGTACTGTCCTGAACCACCAAAGTCGTTTACCGAAAGACATTCTGCAGACGGGCTTGCGACCTGTGCTAATGAATCTAGCTGACGCGAAACGCCTCTCCGTCCCTGGTCTTGAAGGGTTGGCGCGTTTGTTGGAACTTCTGACAAATTACTTCAAGGTAGAGATTGGCCACAAACTACTCGACCATTTCCGCGTTATTGCCGATCCTAAAATGCTGAGCGACGCCGCGTATCAACCCTTGGCCGATAATGAGGAAATTACCAAGCTTGTTCGGTTGGTCAACATTTTCCATCTACTCCCTCCTGCGGCCAATATGTTCCTTGAAGCACTGGTATCTCTGGTGGTACAAGTAGAGACGCAACTTCACTCTGCTTCCCCAAGCCCCTTTACCGCAGCCCTCGCCTCCTTCCTTGACCGCTTCCCTAGCGAATCTTCCGAGTATTTCTATCGTAGTATTGGACAGGCTCCGACCCTTCGATCCCTGCGAAACGTCATTTCTTCTGGTCTGGCCCCCAACTTGAACGCGGAGTTCAGGAACAACACGAAGCTTCTGGTGGACCAGTGTTTGAAGGACgaaaccaacaacctcgTTCTCCCCGGCCTTATCCTTTGTACGGAACTGTCTGCGGACCATCCAACTTGGCTACAAGAACACCCCGAAGTACTTGACGCCCTTTTGCATCTCTGGCGCTCCCACTTCCTCCATGGCTCTGAAGATAATTTTGTTCCTGTCGAAGGATTTGCTCGCCATGTTTCGTTGCTCCTAAACCTACTAATTGGAGTAATTGAACAGTCCCCTAGAGTGGATGTTATATTCGACATTGTTTGCATTTACGCCCACAGGGTCCCGCTCGACCTTTCGAAACTGCGGCTTTGTTTGCTGGAGCACGTTACGCTCGGGGCCTCATCTGACCTACGAAAGCAAATCATGCAACGCTTCGTCGAAGTCTTTGACGGTGACACGTACAACTGGGCTCACAAATCTCAATTCCTCCGCCATATCGTGAATCCGTTGCTATATGCACAGATCAAACAGAAGGAAGAGTCCGAATCTCCAGGAAATACAATCGACTGTGTGGATTCCTCTATCGTCAACGGCCTTCATTCGAAAATCTGGAAGCCAATGACCGACCAGCCTTCCGATCCATTCCCCGGCTCAGACGACGGTTTGAAAATCGAGATTTTACACATGTCGAGCCTATTGATCCAATCCTCATCGAGTTTGATGCAGGAGTCGAGgaaggatgtcatcaagtgtaCCTGGCATTACATAGTTAACGACGATGCCACGGTAAAACAAACGGCCTATGTGACAATCTCCCAGTTCTTTGCTGTTTTCGACTCTCCCCCCAAGTTTCTGACTGGGGTCTGGACTGGACTCCTACGACCGGTCCACACCGACAATCGTTCTCTCACAAAACAGGCCGTAGATATCATGGTTCCGGTTTTGATTAAAGCCGGAAATTCTGAAAACGGGCCTCCTTCCTGGGCTAAATCTGTTCGCCGGGCACTTATCGACGAGGGTCATAGCATCCCCCAGCTTCTAGTTATTCATCAAATCATTGTGCGGCATCCGGAATTCTTCTATCCTTGCCGCGAACTCTTCGTACCTTCGATGATTAGCTCGCTTCACAAACTTGGTACGGTTCAGACCGCAACAGCCGAAACAAGGGCCAATGCGTTGGACGTTCTCGAAGTGATTCTCTCATGGGAAAGGCGCGCTGTCAAGGAATCCAAGGAATCCGGGGCCGGGGGCTCGAGCTCGGCCTGGGTACTCCCTTTTTCCATGCGTGAAACGATTATTAGCTATCTTGTCCGCTTTATTACAATGACTAGCTTGGAAGCCGATAAACTTGGACTTCCTTCACGCGCCCTTGGGATCTTGGAAAGTATCTTGAAGCCCGGAGGATGGAAGGACGTCGATGTTCAGCTACAGTATTTCCATAGGCCACTCCTTCAG GTTGATCTAAACGAGGCGAACCACTTGCCTGTTATCGTAAATGCAACAAAGGTCTTTTCCCTCATTGTTCTTTCCCAAGACGACAATTGGCTCCTCTCTCATGCGGCCGATTTACATACGCTTATCGAAAAAGGCTTGCGAAGTGATGAGCCGACGCTACACGAATACCTGCAGCCCGTACTCCAACGCATGTTAGCGCTTGTAGGGGAGCCGGTCGAAGGAGAATCTTCAACTCCTGGACATGCCATTTTCTCGTTCGCAGACTCCATGATCAAGGATGGGCTCCAGCATTCTCAACGACAACTTGCTGGCACCTATGCTTGTCTGTCTGTTTTGAAAACCATGGTCGCGGTTTACCCAGCCAAGCTCGAGGTATATGCCCCCCATCTCGTGAAAGTCCTACAGAAGCTTGTCAAAGATCACAATGCCGCCAACCCTACAAACAACCCCGTCACGTCCGAAACTACATCTCGTTTGGTAACGCTAATCTTTGAAATCTGCCGGGACAAGGTTTCAGCACTAGGTGTAGAGCGGCGATGGTTCTTGAACGCTGTGATACTGGTCGTTGGACACTCCCAAACCATCAGCCTCTGCCACTATGTCCTCGGCATGGTTCGCGAATGGACTCTAGTCCGCCCCGATGTGACTCCAACTCTCAAAGAAAAGGCGGGCATGCTCAAGCACATGATGGGTTTCGAAAGTCGCAACGATACGAAGCTTCTCGATGATTATCTGAATTTAATTTATGACATCTATACTGAACCATCGCTGAAGCGGAGCGACCTGACAACGCGCTTGGAATCTGTCTTCCTCATGGGCTGTCGTGCCAAAGACCCAGCGATCCGATGCAAGTTTGTTGATTTATTCGACACCAGTATTCAACGCACTGTTTCAGCTCGCCTTCAATATGCTCTTGGCTCCCTGAGTTGGGAATTCGTGGCCGAACATTACTGGATTCCACTTGCTTTGGACTTGGTGCTTGGTGCGACCGAAGATGGAAGAACCGACTCACTCGTCCTTCGCGAAAATCTTGCAATACTTGAATCATCTCTCTCTCGAACAATTTACCAAGGGACTGGGATGGATATGCTGCAGCCGTTAAGACGCCTCCTCCACGCGGACAATCAAGTAGCTCACGAATTATGGATTTCCACATTCCGCGCAGTCTGGGCAACTCTCCCGCGCCGCGAACAAAGTGACGCAGCCCGATACGTGCTCACTCTGGTCACCAAGGACTACCATTCTAAGCAGTGTGATCTTCGACCCAACGTCATCCAGTCTATCCTTGGAGGCGTTCACGCATGCAACCCTCCCTTAGCTCTTCCTCCCTTTGTAGTCAAATACCTTGGGAAAACGTTCAACGCCTGGCATATAGCTCTGGAAATTCTTCAATCCGGTTTGGACCCGCATCGTGCTGAGGAGCCTCATGAGACTACCTACGATGCACTTGCCGAGTTATATGCGGAACTTTCAGAAGACGACTTATTTTACGGCCTTTGGCGCCGGCGCTCCATCTTTGAAGAAACCAATGCGGCTCTCGCCTACGAGCAAAACGGATTCTGGTCGCTGGCCCAGCAAACATACGAGTCTGCGCAGATTAAGGCTCGTACAGGAGCACTCCCCTTCAATGAGTCTGAGTATTGTCTTTGGGAAGATCACTGGATACTTGCCACTCAAAAGCTTCAGCAATGGGACCCGCTCGCTGAACTGGCGCGTAGCGAGAACAACGCTGATCTACAACTCGAGTGCATTTGGAGAACAACTGGGGCAGACCGCGAGCAAATTCAGGAACTTTTGGCACAGGTATCGGACGTCCCAACCCCTCGTCGCCGGGTCTTCGAAGCATACGTTGCGCTGACTCAAATACCCCCTCCGAACGAAAAGAATATGAACTTTTTGCGTATCATGGACGAGTCGATTCAACTCTCTCTGAGGAAGTGGGTGACCCTGCCAAGTATCATGTCCATGGCACATGTTCCGCTCCTTCAGCATTTCCAGCAATTCGTTGAACTTCAGGAAGCGGCGCAGATTTTCATGTCATTGAGCATGACTAACGCTCAGAATCTCGAAAAGCGATCATCAGAGCTCAAAGTTGTTCTTCAGGCCTGGCGTGAGCGCTTGCCCAACCTCTGGGACGACATCAGCCTTTGGAGCGACTTGGTCGCGTGGCGTACCCACGTTTTCGAAATGATTAACAAGACGTATGTGCCCCTCATTCCTACCACTTCGGCATCGGGGTCTTCGGGTAACAGCAACACCTACGGATACCGCGGCTACCACGAAACCGCATGGATCATCAATCGTTTCGCCCATGTCGCCCGAAAGCACCAGTTACCTGACGTCTGCCATACGTCTTTGGCTAAAATATACACCCTCCCAAATATCGAGATATCTGAAGCCTTCTTGAAGTTGCGGGAACAAGCACGATGCCACTATCACAACCCAAATACCAGCGAGCTTACTTCTGGCCTCGAAGTCATCAATAACACGAACCTCATGTACTTCAACCAATCTCAAAAAGCCGAGTTCTATACGCTCAAGGGCATGTTCATTGCCAAGCTCGGCAACAAAGACGACGCAGATCGAGCTTTCCAGCAAGCAGTGCAAATGGATATGGGTTTAGCAAAGGCGTGGGGCGAATGGGGCAAATTCAACGATCGTCAATTTAAGGAGAGGCCGCAGGAATACACACTGGCTGCGAATGCCGTCCAATGCTACCTCCACGCAGCGTCCCTACACAAGAGTGCCAAGTCCCGACCGATTATACAGCGTATCATCTGGCTCCTCAGCGTGGAAGAACCACAACAACCAGTCATCTCTCCGATTTTCGAAGGATATAAAGGCGACATTGCCCTCTGGTACTGGCTCACAATAATCCCACAGCTCCTTGTTGCTCTGTCATATCGAGAAAGTAAACATGCGCGCCATGTCCTTATGAGCATTTCAAAGCATTATCCACAG GCTTTATTCTTCCATCTTCGAACTACCCGAGAAGAGTTTGTTCAGGAGAAGAAACGTCTTACAGCCATGCAGAACGCTCGCAACGCTCGTCAGGCTCAAAACGCTGCTGCTGCCAAACCCGATGGTACGAGCGGAACATCGACCACTGCAGGAAGCCCACCCACACCAAAAGCCAATGGACCCACCCCAGATGTCACTACGCCCGCTCCCACACCCGGTGGAGGTGATACAGCTCCATCCAGTGATGTAGCGCAAGCAGCCAATACGGCAACTATGAATGCTCTTGACGGCGCAGTGCAAAGGGCTAGGCAACCATTCGACCATGTCGAAGACGTTACAAGCATTCTGAAAACCGGGTTCCCTCTTTTGACACTGGCTCTTGAGACGATGGTTGACCAAATCGCGATGCGCATGAAGTTAATGCCAGAAGAAGATATATGTCGTCAGCTTAGCTACCTACACGCGGATGGGATGATG GCATATAATCGTCGGTGCAATTCGTTGACCGAAGACAACTCGATTCCTCAACAATCCCAGATGATGGCTGCCAACTTTGCTCGAGGACTGCAACCTCCGAACGCTAGG GCTGCATTTGAACAAGACATTCTTATGTCTAAATTGACACTTCGGCAATATGTAGTCAAGGTACAGAAATGGAGGGATCGCTACGATTCACAACCAGACCACAGTCGCACCCCCCGTAAACCCCTGCAATCCATTAGCCACTGGCTCGCTGAGTTCCACCACAATAAATTCGAAGAGCCAATAGAAGTTCCTGGTCAATACATTCAA CACAAGGATTCGCCTCATGGGTTCATCCGGATCCAACGGTTTGCATCTCGTGTAGATTTTTGCCGTAGCCTCGACATGCACTTCCGGCGTATTGGTTTACACGGACATGATGGGTCGTTCCATACGTTTGCTGTTCAAACTCCTACCGCTCGCCATGCTCGTCGTGAAGAACGTGGGATGCAGTTATTTAGGTCTTTCAATGC CGTACTTGACCGTCGCAAAGAAACCCGCAAACGAAATCTGAATTTCCATTTACCCGCAGCCGTCTCACTGTCCAGCACACTGCGACTCCTTGAAAACGATGCTTCATACATAACAATGCAAGATATGTTGGAACAACACTTCAAGGAGAAAGGCATTCACCGAGATGACCCTCAACTGCACTTCCtggacaaactcaaaacaTTGCGAAATCCTGAGGGAACCAAGGTCGACTTCTTTACGCTTCGAGCCGAGTTAATCAGTGAGATTTCGGCCAAGCTTGTGCCAGCAAATGTGATTACGAAC TACATGACACGATGCATGCGAGGTCCCATGGAGCTCTGGACAATGAGGAAACTATTTGCTCTCCAGGTGGCCGCTAGTTCCTTTATGTCGTTCTTCTTCAGTGCGAACGGCCGAATGCCCCAACGCTTCCACATCTCGAGATCAACTGGGCGAATGTTTATGTCAGATTTGCTTCCTA CATGGAACAACAAGCATCCTATCATTCACAACGCTGAAGCAGTGCCATTCCGCTTTACTCCCAACATGCAACACTTCGTTACACCTATTGGCATCGAAGGCTTGATGACATCT